The sequence below is a genomic window from Alosa alosa isolate M-15738 ecotype Scorff River chromosome 5, AALO_Geno_1.1, whole genome shotgun sequence.
CAGCCTAATGCTTAGGTTCCCCATGATTATCATCAGTTTTGGATTCAGAAATTATCCATTTACATGATATGCCAGGAAATTGCTAGGGTGTTGAGTTTCTCCTTTTCACTTTAAAGCACTTTGGCTATCTATATAAAGTGCTTTATGAatgtaatgttgttgttgtcatgcaTTCTGAATACTGTATATGGCTCAGCATGGACTTCAATACTAATCTGTTTCTGTTGAAATGTACGCTGCTGTTTTGACTGACACGTTACATTAAAGCATGTGTCCGTGGTTGGAGATGGTACAAACTATGCACACTGTGACGAACAATTTTGCTGAAAATCTATTTTGTTCATACTCAACATATTCCTGAATAAACCAGACTAATTTTGGACTAAACACTTTGCTATTGACATAATAACCTTTCTCTCCATACTATAAGCTAGCTCAACCAGAACAAACTGAAACGGACCAACCTATCTCCCCTTCTCTACACGCCACAGCTGCATGGATTTGGGATTATAGAACTGGCCCGTCATGGTTGAGGAAGGGCCCACTATTTTTTGCTAATTAACCTTAACTCCCCTGCTATCCGTCTCTCCGAAGCTAAAGCACTGTTTGAAATGTTTGAATATTTTTGAATTAAGTGGATTAACACATGCCTTTGAAGATTTTGTGCATCACAAAGTATTAAAGTTAAATGTTTGTGAAGAAAGAGAACACTTGTTGAAATGTTTGATTTCTGGTTAAGATATTTTATTATTGATTATTCCTGTTTATGAAAAACATTTAGCCAGATGCCACAAAATGCTACGGTAAAACCCATATATGCATCATTGCAAAGTACAGAAAGGTTAACTCAAACCATTTAACAGTGTCTAGTACGAGTTCTACTCCGTTGATACTATGACAGCAGATAGACAAATACAAGCATATAGGGAGAAAGTGATAACAATGAAGAACAGGCAGCTTCTGGCTCTGAGACTACCAACTCCTGAGGCTGGGGATGCCTAGAGAAGAGAGGGCTAAGGGGGTGACTCCTCCATGGTGTGTCCCTGGGGAGGGAGTTGTGGTGGCCTGAGCAGATCTCTACATCCCTCCTGTATTCATTTGGGTACCTTGCACTCATCCTTGTTAGGTGATTTAACACcttaaaaaaaactcaaaaccGTTGATGTTAATACATGGATTGTACTAGTATACTACTTGTGTTCCTTACCAATAGCTGTACTTGTAAGACTCTTTTTAATATTTGCATGGTATCGGGATCTTCTTTTCTAACAGACTAACAGCTGTCTTTTAATGATCTACTATCTACTATCATATAATGTCTGGCTCTCTCCAACTACAATGAGTCTTGTCACTAATGAACTTTCATTAAATCTTCATTTATGCCATATTGTGCCCAAAGCAAACCTCTCTTACAAGGCTGTGACATTGGTCTTTAAATCAAAAGACTGCTGTAATGTGACCATTTAGTGAAGTTAAGAATATGAACAGTACAATCTAACAGGAAAAAAATCACATGGTTACAAACTTTGGTTACACTTCTACTTAAAGGTATCTACATTGAGTGTGTCataacactgtcatgaacgtgtcataaacattgtAAACaaatcataaacatttatgacataacgcttctgtcactcgcttctgtcaagtgtcattcagtttttgtcatgaAAAGTTATgcttagagttagggttagtgtcattcggtttttgttatgacaagttagggttaaggttagggttaggggttatgacagtgtcatgtcactcttatgtagataccttcaagtaaagtgttaccaaaactTTACACAAATGAGTTCTTATGTTTATGATAGTTTATGATTTGTGGGAAAACAATCTTATAGTTTGGTTATAGTTGTTACAGTGCACGATGCACTGCCTCAGAAAATGTCCTTCACTTGTATTTTGTTTCTATAGCTTTGTGTGGtacaatgatgtgtgtgtgtgtgtgtgtgtgtgtgtgtgtgtgtgtgtgtgtgtgtgtgtgtgtgtgtgtgtgtgtgtgtgtgtgtgtgtgtgttgttgttggaagTGTGTGATGTTGCCATGATGTGTACGTGTGACCCTGATATGTCCCAACTATTCTTTGACACAAGCAGTGGAGCAGAGGCGGACATCCCGGTTCCAGAAAGTAAAAGTTCTGCCATATCTCTCTACCAGTGCacaaggtgtaggtttttgaacattctaagttccgcaacaattgaaggttctaaaattctatgttgaattcaatgaacccagatattctttagaacgttcatttgacggttctcctttaagggttaacacaTGTGATATCTTCTGGTCTACCTGGCTGCTAAATAGGATGAGCTGGTTTACTAAATGGTTGGATCAAATACTTGGCAGGACTTACTTTCTGAACCCGGGATGTCCGCCTCTGCAGTGAAGTAAACAGAGAGTGTATGATAACCCATCTGTAACACTCCATATGTATGAACCTGAAACATGACCATGATTCTTTGACACATAATGCAATAGAGTGAACAGAGGGTATAGGATGTATGAACGCATTGGTTTAGTTATGCCTCCTTCTAGCTCCGGGGGGTCACCCTGATCCGGTACGGTTTGGGCTTCATGGTCAAGCCGAAATCTGCGTTGAGGTCCAGCGTCTGGCCGGGTACACTCTCCACATGCAACCGGTGGAGCAGCGTCGTCAAGAACACAAACATCTCCAAGCGGGCAAATCCGTCGCCCAGACAACGTCGCTTCCCCATCCCAAAGATCATCACCTTCTCTGTGAGATCCTTGTTCAGTTTCCTCTTCTGATTGAGGAACCTTTCTGGCCGGAAGGCCTCTGGATCACCCCAGATTTCACTGGAAAAACGACAATAGAAAATTACTCAATATTCACATTCacaatacacactcatacatatatTTAATAAGATTCATCTTAATAGGATGTGTCATTATTTCCATGGCTTACCAGTCATGATTGACTTGATACTGATTGATAAACACACAGGTGTCTTTGGGGATAAAGTATCCATTAAGAATGATATTTTCAGTGGTGCTGAATTCATGAGAGAAGCAAAAggaatgtgaatgaatgaatgaaacacaCATCATTAACAATCTGGAAACATATTTGACCATTAGGAGCCTTACCAGTGTGGTATAGTAAAGGGAACGTAGGAGGCATGGCGGAACACCTCAAATATGAATGCCTCCGTGTATGTCATTTTCGGTTTATCCTCAAATCGAGGCAGTCGGTTGGAACCCACTTGGTCAtctacagatatacacactttCTCAACCACTCACATTCAAACAATCAAATTGTAGACACAGACAGAAGACCAAACGCTTTAAAAGCAAGTGGAGATAATGCCACTATCCAGGAAGTGAGTGGGTGGGAGGGAGACATGCGAGTGGACTTGAGCAATGACATCAGGCTATTTGAACCTGAGAACACTGAGTTAAGTCTACATTCAGCCTACATTAATAATAATCTGATTAATTAGTATTCCAGAACTTCTGTGAACTTTTAGCAGAAACCAGCCTATAATATAAAGTACAGAAGAGACTCCTCTTGCCCTACGTCTGCCCACAGAGAAAGCCTGGCGTCAGCAAATTAGTGTGACCGATTGTGTGCGACCCGTCCGAGACAAATTTTGGAGGGGGGATAGAAGGGTTGGGAAGGGCGGTGAAAGATGAGCTCATTGTGGAGCAGCACAGTTAGCTCATCTCCATGAAACAAGGGCCTCGCCATTGGGTGGTAGTCGCCTCCTAATTCCCCTCagtcactctatctctctctctctctctactctgtctctctctctctgtcactgaaAAGCCACCATTTCTCCACACGCACGGGAACACGGGAatcttctctttctgtgtcaCCAGGAGACTGGACAGGAAGCATTTAGGAAATGCTCCATGTTTCTTTAAGGCGAAGTGGATTTTAATTTTGGTTTTGGTTTACTGGAAACAATTCAGAAAATATTGATGAATATTTGGCAACTTTTCCAAATACTCAAAACCCACTAAGTAGGAATGCTATTAATACATTACCAATCTCTCCATAAATTTTGTCCTGGATGTCTGGGAATTTTACAAGATACAAGATGCTCCACTGCAGACCTGCTATGATGGTGTCAAACCCTGCAGAGGGAGAACACACAGCTGTTAGCACTGACTATGAAGCTTCTGGACAACAATAAggaacagacaaaacacaccaaTCTCTGTTTAAGCTAGGCAACCCTTTAATTCACTTTAATGTATCATCATAATTCATCACAGTTGAACTCTTGTACAGTTCAAATAAGTCTTCATGTTCATATCTCAAACACAGATGGGATGGTTGCAAACGCAGAAAAAGATTCTCCTTTATTGGCACCTTCACCAAACGTTCAGCAACAATAGTAAATATTattcaataaaaaaatataaacattCTTAAGTGAAAATAAATAACAGATATGCCATTTATGTGATATGAGAATGACATATGAATGTTACAAGAAAAGTTGGTCACATGCTGATAATTGGACTGTGTAAGCTAGCACATTCATAATGAGTGGTTATTAGCAAGCAGACTTGTGTGTAATCCAAATGTAATATGCTGACATAATTTATGGAAACAGATCCTGGGGAATAAGTTCACCCAATTGAGTAAATCTAAAAATTGAGCTCcctaaaacaaacacaggaaaaTCTCATCTCAACATCAGCCCTTGGCATTCTTTGTGCCGTGCATCCAGTTCTGCTGGAGACCATCCAGGAAAAACATCTGGATTTCAGAAAGTGAAGTTACACTACGGAGGTGAAATAGGGATATCCATATTTGGCGAAGCGAAAATGCCATTAGAAGTCTATGGTTTGGCTGCAGTGGGCAACTGTTATCATTGAGTCAACTTCTCAAAACTGAAATCAGAGGTCTGGAATGTTGAGAATTTGACAAAGGCTATTCTCATGTTTTATGTCTCATGGTagtgtgctgtgctctgctgcacAATTCTCTAGCTTGGTGATTGGCTGCGGACAGCACATGCCGTACTGTGAAGGGGTGGCTTACGGATCCCGGCTACAGTCTGTGGTGCATGTCTTGAGCCAATTGAGAATTGCTGTTGTGTCCTGCGGTCTGTGGTAATAGTTTGGTTTGGCTAGGAAGTCCCTACCCAATAACACACGGACATCATTTTCTTCATATGCTCTTCCTTACCAGCCCCAAAGATGTCGATGACGGTGTGCACGATCTGAGAGTCGGTGAGCACCTGTCCTTCCCTGTCCTCGTGTCTGTCCTCACAGAAGGCAATCAGGGCATCCGTGATGTCACGAATGCAGTTCTGTAAGGGGACAAAGACAAACTGTCTCTGCAGCCTTAGCACAGCAAGGCCAGTGTCTCTCCAAGTCCAATTAGTGTTCATGGCAagccatctcacacacacacacacacacacacacacacacacgcacacgcgtgcacacacacacacacacacacacacacacacacacacacacacacacacacacacacacaaacaatcaaatgGAGTCTTTCAGTGTAAAAAGAATTTGTAGCATATGTTATTATTTAATCTTAAGTGGTACAAAGTTGCCATTATTTCCTGCTActttaaatccggttagcaggATTGTTAGCAGCAATTATAGTTATTCCATATAAGTCTGTTTTACTGTAACAGCACAGACTGTGGTCAAGTGATCCattttactgtaaaaacataatGGTGGCATCACACAAGTCCTGAACACGACAGCAAAATCAATGTGAGCGTGTGTCTTCCACCAGATTGATTATGTCTAATTGTGCATGCCAACTCTTCAGAGTGTTGTGATCAGGAACAATATCCTGCTCTGCCCACGCTCTCCTAGTGCTTCCCTGGCCACAAAATATCTCTGATCATAGGCAAATTGTAATATTCCCAATCCCCTGAATTTATGATATTCTAATATTACTTAGTATCTGGAGTGtccctatggtgtgtgtgtgtgctgtgtgtattgaCAGAGTGCGTTAGAATATGCAATAACTATATTCTGTCATTTTAAAGATTTATTAAGAAAAAATGAACAGCATAAAGCACAGCATAGCATTTCCATTCGTTCACATCCCCATCTCTACACACCCCACTCTGTCTGCactatgggggtgggggtgcatgAAAGGGAATCTCTAAGGCAAGCTTTTATTTTAGGGCAAAATGATGGAGAACGAGTTCATCTGTAGTTCATTTGATGCTCTACACAAAAACTTGCCAGAGGCCTAAAGCATATCTAATAACTCACATTAATGTCCTGTAGACCGCAtgctgtgtgtgcactgcaggaCTGTTGGTGCCTGAGGCAGTGAGACTAATTCTTcgttttactgttgtttcattTGCCATTATCACCGTGTTACCCCTCATTATCTGGTCATATTTCATTTAGCCTTAATTACTACAGATCTCATCTCATTTGTCTAGGATCCAAAGCTCAGGTTCTGACTAAAAATAATTATGTGCCACAGCAAAAACTATTTCAAAATCATCCAAACCCTTAGAAAGTAGGTCTCATGGTGTGGTCTGTGCTGGCCTTATTTTCCGAATGAGTTCCAAATACTATAAGAAAGGAAGGTTCTCTGTTATTACCTTGTCGAAGGTTCTCAGGTGTTCTTTAATGTTCTCCTCCATGAAGCTGTTCATCCTGTGAATGTGCTGGACCATCTTCCTCAGGGAGGGGCTGGGCAGGTAGCGGAAGACGGGGAAAAAGTCCGCCAGGTTGCCCGCGGCGAAGATGCGCAGCACCTCGTTGTTGATGTGCACGATGGTGAGAAACTCCTTGTCATTATAGTCGTATCTCTTCCCAAAGCACAGGGCACACACTACATTGGCCACAGAGGTGACCAGGGGCACCACAGGGTCCAGACTGCCCCCTCCCTTCGCCTGGCTCTCCTGCAGGGCCTCCACCAGCCCCCCAGCCTCCGCGCAGATACGTTCCTCCAACAGGCAGCTGGCACCTGAGTCCAGGGCCTCGGCCTGGGAGAAGTTGCGCAGGGCGTTCTTACAGATCTTCTTGTGAAGTGTCCAGGCCTCGCCGTACTTCTCACTGAAGGTCATGCTGGTGCCGTTGGCCACGGCGGAGAAGCTGAAGAGATCGGGCCGGCCAGCGAAGGCCTCGCCCTGCCGCACCAGGGCCTGGCGGATGGTCGAGTAGCCGCtgagcaccaccaccaccagggaGCCCATCTGCAGCTGGAACACATCGCCATACTGCGCGCGCAGGCTGGTCAGCGAGAGGTGCATCTGCTCGCCCATTTGGAGCAGGTTGCCCACCAGGGGCCAGGGTCTGGGGCCAGGGGGCAGGGTGGCGCCAGACTGGACACAGCCAGCCCTCTGACAGCCCCGCAGGGCCACCAGGAGGAGTGTGAGGGTGCAGAGGGCGACGGTGACGCCAAggctacacacaaaggagctgtccagcagcagcatcctcaCTTCTTCCTGGAGTTATAAAACACATTAGGATTAGGCAAACACAAAAATCGAGTCTATACAATTTTGATAAAGGTCAAATTGTTTTAGTAATTAGTAAAGTAATTTGATAACaatgaaaaagaaaactaaCAGCGCTGATCATGATAACACAACAGTACAGAAAgtaagaaagtaagaaagaaagtaagaaagaaagaaagaaagaaagaaaggcgaCTTTGTAACAATAAAAGACACAATGCTGATATGCAAAGAAAGAAGATGGAAGGAAAAAATAACTAAACAAAGTCACCATGCTTTGGGAATTTTTTTCAAGCCTGAACCTATTCAAATATTTAGTAAACACTGCAAGTTTGAGGATAGCCCACCGGAAAAGTGAAGAGTGAAGATAAAGTATTGATACTCACCTAACCGCGAGCCAgattctgtagcctacttgctGAAAGACTTGCCGAAAGAGCGCGCTGCGACCCCCTGCAAAGCTCTCTCGGTGCCGCGGGGCATCACAACCACCAACGCAAGCGTTTAGGAATCTGTCCAACAAAACCAAACATTTCCTAAGAGCAAATCCTTATCCCGCTTCGAGCATACGACCCtttccactccctctctctctctgtctgtctgcgacACCACAAAGACTTACTTACAGGGTCAAATGAAGCGACAGAGGTTATTGTACCATTTATTTCAAGGTGAAGTCTATGTTGTTGACAACCAGCGATGGGCTACGTAGCGAGTTGATGTCTGCAACTGAGGCATGTTGCTAAGATGCTTTCCCCACttggtctcacacacacctcaccgaTATCAGGTTTCCATGATGCATAGAGGAAATATGACATATTTTAATTGAAGAAAAAAACGTGTGAATCATATAAAATGTATCTACATTGTATCCAGTATGACATTAATATGCAAGTTTAGAAGTCCAATTCgtacaggagtatttaatattCTCGTTTTTGCTCAAACAGTACGTAATAGCAATAGCCACACGGTGGAGCAATGCACTACTGGAAGCCACTCTCACCTTACAAAATCTGAACACATGCTACGGACCTTTAAACACATTATGGACATGATACGAaatctaaattgacagggtgaAGTATAATGTCTCTATCATAaccaataataatgtaatccggaaTGTCACAGTTTTATTAACATCAGAATGCAGGGGAAAAATAAGAGTGAAGCAGTGTGGCTATACACTAAATGAAATGGGAGAGGGGCGGTTTGACACTCTTCAACAATCAGTGGGGAAATACAGTGGTTATAAGTCATAAAAGAACTAATGCCAGTGGCTTTATTGCACACTAGATGTGATGTGGCCAGATGTGGCCCTTCTCAATTCTTAAATCCTCTTCACTGATCAGTATCCACCCTACTATCCAGATTCATTGCATGCATGAAGGAGCTTAAAAAAAGAGAGCCTTGCAGCCAGTAGCACTGAGAACCtacaacaacatccacatgGGGGCATGAGATTGTACAGAGAAGATGTGGTCAAGATCGCTGTGCAACTGAGCGCTGGAGAAAAGAAGCTGTGTTGTGCCATTGAAAGTACATTGAAGTTTTGTGTTGCTTTGTGAAGATGTTACCTTTTTCTACCACAGCAGAAGATGCCACAGCAGCACCCccatctcttacacacacacacacacacacacacaacacacacacacacacacacacacacacacacacacacacacacacacacacacacacagcttgcacAAAACTATTTTGTGGATTTAGGTTGGACTTTAGAATTTAAAATTAGAATTTAAAATTAGACTGTATTTTAGAATGTAAAATTAAACCTTTAGTGTAAATGCTCTTTATGGATTTGGTTCAAGCTCATTTAAGCTCCCAATTTTCTGTTAACTACTCCATAGGTAAGTCATGGTTTAAATGTTTTGCCGCTATAGGAACTGATATACTGCGCCCTCCTTATAGGCACCTCtggcaaaaattaggtgttttatcTTAGTTCCATAATCAGGGGCGctaatttgggccctatgacacaCAATAATTCTGGGGCCCCgataatatatagtattattgggagggggggggggtcgctCTGGGGGCCACCCGTCAGTCGTGGGCCCTTAGAATCATCCTAACCACCCCCTGTTCACATTGAAAACAATGAAGAAAATACAAATCCACATTTATTCTAAGAAGAAAAGAATcctcataaagaaataataaatatttttaacaaaaacataagTGCCACAATtatttagcctgacgagccagagccacattaaaatgtagggtctgggcactcaccgttcgcagtgctcagtccgaggggcgggataatcggttgtctttcaaattccctctgcacgcaataggacagcgttgagtcccatgcgttttcccaccagcggaggtacgtagttggctagttcaaacttttgccatcttaaacaagcttaactcgtgtcacactgttggccaacagcaacatccatcttccttgttttcaagtagcagggaattcaagccaaaccgttgcaactcagctgctatcaatcattatgttaagcccgcctaacgactctatacacgatttgattggcctgattgaagtttaatttttcaagctcacaagccaacagagagttgctagactagccctggaagcaaatgtaatttgctgccgctagggtgcgtctagatttctaggctaacaatTATTGATAATGCTAGACGATTTTACAATCAAAATGTAATTTAAATCCCTTTTGGTAATCTTCATTTTATGCGATGTTAGGAGAAATAATTTTATTGAAAAAGGGAGGCTTTCCAAAGAATAAAATACTGAGGTGCCAACAGTTTGAGttcatgtgtttttatttaaaacatttaattatGAGGActtttttcttctcaaaaaaCCTTCCCTGGAAGGTTGATTTTTtctctcattgttttcattgaaaCTAAGATAAACCACCAAAAGATTCTCTTTTTACTAATCTTCACCAGAAGTGCCAATAAATGTGGAGGGAGCTGTCTGTCCAGCTGGCCAACAACATAGGGAAGGGCAAAGTTCATCATACAGGTCACCTATTTAGTGTtttttacatacatttacacaggATGCATACCACAGTATAACACAGTGCTGTCTGTATACTCACTGTAACACCCACTTGATGACATTATAAATCGGTAATTAATCAGTGCAACACACTATTCTGGGAATGAATTTGCTTCCTCATTCCTTTTCTCATTCTGTctttccctgcctctctctctctctctctctctctctcaaacacacacacacacactctctctctctctctcacacacacacactcacacacacacacacacacacacacacacacacacacacacacacacacacacacactctcacacacatacacactctcacacacatacacatacacatacacacgcacacacacacacagacacacacacacacacacacacacacacacacacacacacacatacacactctcacacacatacacactctcacacacatacacacatacacacacacacacacacagacacacacacacacacacacacaggcaccatcGTTCTCTCGGATTTGCGCTGGACTGTCTGTCCGGCTCATTCAGATTCAATCATGGCACACCTCCTGCTCTCAGGACCCGACGCCCCCTTTGACCCCTGCCGGTGCCCAAGGATGGGCGACACAAACGGCCTCCTCCCCCCACGCATCATTAGTGCCACCACCACTAGGTCAACCCGGTCCCAGAGCCCCAAAAGCCGGGGCCGCCCCGACGAGACGGACTGGAGACGCCAGGCAGAGGCCTGCCGCCACCACAGCCCTGCCCGCTGTTCCTCCTGGCACGCAAGTGGCATGGCACTTCAcgaggggcacacacacacacacacacgcgcacgcacgcacgcacacactcacatacaagaGGGACGAGGCTAAATAAGTCTAGAGCCGAAAGAGTTCCCCCTTCTGTAGGAGAAGTGTGAGCTTTATGGAGTTGTGAAAGATTCAGAATCAAATCCTCTTGATTCATAGCAGTAGCTATGCTGTACTGTGTGACTATGACAGTGACAAATATCAAGTCAACAACTGACTTGAATGACTTGATTTGAGGAAAATTATTTTGTTGTGGGAATGAAGTCTGTCTTACAGCTTTATGTAAAATAACATTGTCTCTCTTAGAGCTACGTATATTCACGTCCTCTCTGGCATTCGTTCTGACATGCAttatacagttt
It includes:
- the LOC125294669 gene encoding cytochrome P450 1A1; the protein is MLLLDSSFVCSLGVTVALCTLTLLLVALRGCQRAGCVQSGATLPPGPRPWPLVGNLLQMGEQMHLSLTSLRAQYGDVFQLQMGSLVVVVLSGYSTIRQALVRQGEAFAGRPDLFSFSAVANGTSMTFSEKYGEAWTLHKKICKNALRNFSQAEALDSGASCLLEERICAEAGGLVEALQESQAKGGGSLDPVVPLVTSVANVVCALCFGKRYDYNDKEFLTIVHINNEVLRIFAAGNLADFFPVFRYLPSPSLRKMVQHIHRMNSFMEENIKEHLRTFDKNCIRDITDALIAFCEDRHEDREGQVLTDSQIVHTVIDIFGAGFDTIIAGLQWSILYLVKFPDIQDKIYGEIDDQVGSNRLPRFEDKPKMTYTEAFIFEVFRHASYVPFTIPHCTTENIILNGYFIPKDTCVFINQYQVNHDCEIWGDPEAFRPERFLNQKRKLNKDLTEKVMIFGMGKRRCLGDGFARLEMFVFLTTLLHRLHVESVPGQTLDLNADFGLTMKPKPYRIRVTPRS